In Candidatus Promineifilum breve, one genomic interval encodes:
- a CDS encoding MerR family transcriptional regulator, whose amino-acid sequence MLTIGQLARRVGLRPSALRYYEAEGLLEPAGRTEAGYRLYAPADVDTVRLLRRAQRLGFSLAEIRALLAAWRGGDLDNAETLALAEGRYLALERQVTELRVQQHELELFLQELTGAEAGAAQSAFGRLVDRICANPTAELPSHTVLDWLTTYNGCLLSGPAAQDVLAQLRGRHIHVWREDDAYHILVVGRDPATAAALAELTRLERDCAAHPNLIPELTDDEEGYLLVARGDNAFILARLFLALEHETP is encoded by the coding sequence ATGCTAACCATCGGCCAACTCGCCCGCCGCGTCGGCCTGCGCCCCTCGGCCCTGCGCTATTACGAGGCCGAGGGGCTGTTGGAGCCGGCCGGCCGCACCGAGGCCGGCTATCGCCTCTACGCCCCGGCCGACGTCGATACTGTCCGCCTCCTCCGCCGCGCCCAGCGCCTGGGCTTCTCCCTGGCCGAGATTCGCGCCCTGCTGGCCGCCTGGCGCGGCGGCGATCTGGACAATGCCGAGACGCTGGCCCTGGCCGAGGGGCGCTATCTGGCCCTGGAGCGGCAGGTCACCGAGTTGCGCGTCCAGCAGCACGAACTTGAGCTGTTTCTCCAGGAGTTGACCGGGGCCGAGGCGGGGGCGGCCCAGAGCGCCTTCGGCCGCCTGGTCGACCGCATCTGCGCCAACCCGACGGCCGAACTGCCCAGCCACACCGTCCTCGACTGGCTGACGACCTACAACGGCTGCCTGCTCTCCGGCCCGGCGGCCCAGGATGTGCTGGCCCAGCTGCGCGGCCGCCACATCCACGTCTGGCGCGAGGATGACGCCTACCACATCCTGGTCGTCGGCCGCGACCCGGCCACGGCCGCGGCGCTGGCCGAACTGACCCGCCTGGAACGGGATTGCGCCGCCCACCCCAACCTCATCCCCGAACTGACCGACGACGAAGAGGGCTACCTTCTCGTGGCCCGCGGCGATAATGCGTTCATTTTGGCCCGTCTGTTCCTCGCACTTGAACACGAAACTCCTTAA
- a CDS encoding ArnT family glycosyltransferase, which produces MRKPTGSLLAAGILLLAFFLRLRGLTTTGLWGDQAFTLNTAMRWVNGGALPLAANKSSVGFVNPPLIEYLYGFALWLWPDILSVSLLTMFGGLLAVAVTGLVTARLFGRRAGLWAMLAFAVAPWAVFWSQLIWNQTMVPPFAALALGGLLLYLAHRPRAVYLVVASAGAAAMTQVHPGSAVQLVTMGLALLLFRRRVRPAHVLVGAAVFALLYLPYLLYQIGTGWADFRAIGDVAGQAARFSGAAVLLSLDLIRAQGLYRAVPRVVAFDALAAGLFVAALALVVGRLWGSRGAGANPPPEPSPNLSQGERNLAPSPSGRGLGRGSAATRHSQFIALSIILLWFLMPLLFYLRAAVYLQNYYLVGQWPAHFMILGIGLDTALRLLERRSALADERALADERAVRGRWSAVIRQLAPALLLALFAYQVFFSLRYQDARAAGSGPDIQVRHARTLIDTSRRLLAERPACRLVGLGRGHQVENSDLALLQEFVDPARVILADGDLALPRPSPCAVYLVTRPGSLASYIIADQAEPISNAQVAVNDQVWQFYDWAAPDTAAAPVLASWDTGLDLLAYSPDELRPGEEMRLLLTWQAAGPPATVQHFGVYLLDAAGNVVSQHDGPGFDSVQWRAGDRFVTFHPLPIPADLPDGEYRAAVALYAWPDVVRAQLTGGGDTFYLGDHVLATP; this is translated from the coding sequence ATGCGTAAACCAACCGGCAGCCTCCTCGCGGCGGGCATCCTGCTTCTCGCCTTCTTCCTGCGCCTGCGCGGGCTAACCACCACCGGCCTGTGGGGCGATCAGGCGTTTACCCTCAACACGGCCATGCGCTGGGTCAACGGCGGGGCGCTACCGCTGGCGGCCAACAAGTCGTCGGTCGGCTTCGTCAACCCGCCGCTGATCGAGTACCTCTACGGGTTCGCCCTGTGGCTGTGGCCCGACATCCTCAGCGTCTCGCTGCTGACCATGTTCGGCGGGCTGCTGGCCGTGGCCGTCACCGGCCTGGTCACGGCGCGCCTCTTCGGCCGCCGCGCCGGGCTATGGGCCATGCTGGCCTTCGCCGTCGCCCCGTGGGCCGTCTTCTGGAGCCAGCTCATCTGGAACCAGACGATGGTGCCACCCTTCGCCGCGTTGGCGTTGGGCGGGCTGCTGCTCTATCTGGCCCACCGGCCGCGGGCCGTCTATCTGGTCGTCGCCTCTGCCGGGGCAGCGGCCATGACCCAGGTGCATCCGGGTTCGGCCGTCCAACTGGTGACGATGGGGCTGGCCCTGCTCCTCTTCCGGCGGCGGGTGCGCCCGGCCCACGTGTTGGTTGGCGCGGCCGTCTTCGCCCTGCTCTATCTGCCCTATCTCCTCTACCAGATCGGCACCGGCTGGGCCGACTTCCGGGCCATCGGCGATGTGGCCGGGCAGGCAGCGCGCTTCAGCGGCGCGGCCGTCCTGCTCAGCCTCGATCTCATCCGCGCCCAGGGCCTCTACCGCGCCGTACCGCGCGTGGTGGCCTTCGACGCGCTGGCGGCGGGGTTGTTCGTGGCGGCGTTGGCGCTGGTGGTGGGGCGGCTTTGGGGGAGCAGGGGGGCAGGGGCGAACCCGCCCCCGGAACCCTCTCCTAACCTCTCCCAGGGGGAGAGGAATCTGGCCCCCTCTCCCTCCGGGAGAGGGCTGGGGAGAGGGTCTGCCGCCACCCGCCACTCGCAATTCATCGCCCTCTCGATCATCCTGCTCTGGTTCCTGATGCCGCTGCTGTTCTATTTACGCGCGGCAGTCTATTTGCAGAACTACTATCTGGTCGGCCAATGGCCGGCCCACTTTATGATCCTGGGCATCGGCCTGGACACGGCGTTGCGGTTGCTCGAACGGCGGTCGGCGCTCGCAGACGAGCGGGCGCTCGCAGACGAGCGGGCGGTTCGCGGTCGGTGGTCCGCGGTCATCCGCCAACTTGCCCCCGCCCTCCTTCTCGCCCTGTTCGCCTATCAGGTCTTCTTCTCGCTGCGCTATCAGGACGCGCGGGCGGCCGGCAGCGGGCCGGATATCCAGGTGCGCCACGCGCGAACGCTCATCGACACCTCGCGCCGCCTGCTGGCCGAGCGGCCGGCCTGCCGCCTCGTCGGTCTCGGCCGCGGCCATCAGGTGGAAAACTCCGACCTGGCCCTGCTACAGGAGTTCGTCGATCCGGCGCGGGTTATCCTGGCCGATGGCGATCTGGCGTTGCCGCGGCCGTCCCCCTGCGCGGTCTATCTCGTCACCCGGCCGGGCAGCCTGGCCTCCTACATCATCGCCGACCAGGCCGAGCCTATCTCCAACGCGCAGGTGGCCGTGAACGATCAGGTGTGGCAATTCTACGACTGGGCCGCGCCGGACACCGCCGCCGCGCCCGTCCTCGCCTCGTGGGACACCGGTCTCGACCTGCTGGCCTATTCGCCTGACGAACTAAGGCCCGGCGAGGAGATGCGGCTGCTGCTGACGTGGCAGGCCGCCGGGCCGCCGGCGACGGTGCAGCATTTCGGCGTCTACCTGCTCGACGCGGCGGGCAACGTGGTGAGTCAGCACGACGGCCCCGGCTTCGACAGCGTGCAGTGGCGGGCGGGCGACCGTTTCGTCACCTTCCACCCCCTGCCCATCCCGGCCGACCTGCCCGACGGCGAGTATCGCGCGGCCGTGGCCCTCTACGCCTGGCCCGATGTGGTGCGCGCCCAATTGACCGGCGGCGGCGATACCTTCTACCTGGGCGACCACGTCTTGGCTACTCCCTAG
- a CDS encoding heavy metal translocating P-type ATPase: MEQRYQITGMDCANCALSIERGVAKLPDVRAATINFTTGALRVEGEVAPERVVARVRELGYDVTTADGRPLTAGTTADGRPTTVERDAHGHDHTPSGGGQRSAVGGLLPYLWARWDTRLALLAALLIIPGVLFDELLPGLGIASPLFAAMAVLAMVMAGYPIARSAVRTLRVNREITINLLMTIAAVGAVIIGAYTEAGLVMVLFALGEALEGYTAARARDAIGSLSALAPAEATLLGDGVESRVPVATLRVGDRIAVVPGERLPMDGRVLAGESAVDQSPITGESRPVDKVPGDEVYAGSVNGPGALEIEITHLAADNTISRMIALVSEAQDRRAPAQRFVDRFARVYTPAVIAVALLVAVVPPLFFDAPFWNPAPDVQGWLYRALALLVVACPCALVISTPVTLISAISNGARHGVLVKGGAVLEELSRVRAIAFDKTGTITRGKPAVVAVHAADCVEKMTNDESEFVIRHSSFVICTPCDNLLALAAAVERRSEHPLAGAVVAEATARGVADRYPAGNVTALTGRGITGRVDGRTITVGSHAYFEDDAGHDPFHADIAAADAAGLTTMLVRDGDTYLGYIALADATRDGSRAALAELAGMGIAPLVMLTGDHAATAERIAAEVGLTDVRAGLLPADKVTAVAELRAAHGAVAMVGDGINDTPALASASVGVAMGRAAQALETADVVLLGDDLRQLPFAVRLARSAMSTVRFNVALSIAIKLVFFVLVLLGGGSMWLAVLADMGTSLLVTANGMRLLRWPRPAVELG; encoded by the coding sequence ATGGAACAACGCTATCAAATAACCGGCATGGATTGCGCCAACTGCGCCCTGAGCATCGAGCGCGGCGTCGCCAAGCTGCCCGACGTGCGCGCGGCGACGATTAACTTCACCACCGGCGCGCTGCGCGTCGAGGGCGAAGTGGCCCCGGAGCGCGTCGTCGCTCGGGTGCGCGAACTGGGCTATGACGTTACGACCGCCGACGGCCGACCGCTGACCGCGGGAACGACGGCCGACGGCCGACCGACGACCGTTGAAAGAGACGCGCACGGCCACGACCACACTCCCTCTGGCGGCGGTCAGCGGTCAGCCGTCGGCGGTCTCTTGCCCTACCTCTGGGCGCGCTGGGACACACGCCTGGCTCTGCTGGCCGCGCTGCTCATTATCCCCGGCGTGCTGTTCGATGAGCTATTGCCCGGCCTGGGCATCGCGTCGCCCCTGTTCGCGGCGATGGCCGTGCTGGCGATGGTCATGGCCGGCTACCCCATCGCCCGCAGCGCCGTCCGCACTCTGCGCGTCAACCGCGAGATCACCATCAATTTACTGATGACCATCGCCGCCGTCGGCGCGGTCATCATCGGGGCCTACACCGAGGCCGGGCTGGTCATGGTGCTCTTCGCCCTGGGCGAGGCGCTGGAAGGCTACACCGCCGCCCGCGCCCGCGACGCCATCGGCAGTCTGTCGGCCCTGGCCCCGGCCGAGGCCACGCTGCTGGGCGACGGCGTGGAGAGCCGCGTGCCCGTGGCCACCTTGCGCGTCGGCGACCGCATCGCCGTCGTGCCCGGCGAGCGCCTGCCGATGGACGGCCGCGTGCTGGCCGGCGAATCGGCCGTCGATCAATCCCCCATCACCGGCGAAAGCCGCCCGGTCGATAAAGTCCCCGGCGACGAAGTCTACGCCGGCAGCGTCAACGGCCCCGGCGCGCTGGAGATCGAGATCACCCATCTGGCGGCCGACAACACCATCAGCCGCATGATCGCTCTGGTGAGCGAGGCCCAGGATCGCCGCGCCCCGGCCCAACGCTTCGTCGACCGCTTTGCCCGCGTCTACACCCCGGCGGTCATCGCCGTGGCCCTGCTGGTGGCCGTCGTGCCACCGCTGTTTTTCGACGCGCCGTTCTGGAATCCGGCCCCCGACGTGCAGGGCTGGCTCTATCGCGCCCTGGCCCTGCTGGTGGTCGCCTGCCCCTGCGCGCTGGTCATCAGTACGCCGGTCACGCTCATCAGCGCCATCAGCAACGGCGCGCGCCACGGCGTGCTGGTCAAGGGCGGCGCGGTGCTCGAAGAACTCAGTCGCGTCCGCGCCATCGCCTTCGACAAGACCGGCACCATCACCCGCGGCAAACCGGCGGTCGTGGCCGTCCATGCCGCCGATTGCGTCGAGAAAATGACGAATGACGAGTCTGAATTCGTCATTCGTCATTCGTCATTCGTCATTTGCACTCCCTGCGATAACCTCCTCGCCCTCGCCGCCGCCGTCGAACGGCGCAGCGAGCACCCCTTGGCCGGGGCGGTGGTGGCCGAGGCCACGGCCCGCGGCGTGGCCGACCGCTATCCGGCCGGCAATGTGACCGCACTGACCGGCCGGGGCATCACCGGCCGGGTCGATGGGCGGACGATCACCGTGGGCAGCCACGCCTATTTCGAGGACGACGCCGGCCACGACCCGTTCCACGCCGACATCGCCGCCGCCGACGCCGCCGGGCTGACGACGATGCTGGTGCGCGACGGCGATACCTACCTGGGCTACATCGCCCTGGCCGACGCCACCCGCGACGGCAGCCGCGCCGCCCTGGCCGAACTGGCGGGCATGGGCATTGCGCCGCTGGTCATGCTGACCGGCGACCACGCGGCCACGGCCGAGCGCATCGCCGCCGAGGTTGGCCTGACCGACGTGCGCGCCGGGCTGTTGCCGGCCGATAAGGTGACGGCCGTGGCAGAATTGCGCGCCGCCCATGGCGCGGTGGCAATGGTCGGCGACGGCATCAACGACACCCCGGCGCTGGCCTCGGCTTCGGTCGGCGTGGCGATGGGCCGGGCGGCCCAGGCGCTGGAGACGGCCGACGTCGTGCTGCTGGGCGACGACCTGCGCCAGTTGCCGTTTGCCGTCCGTCTGGCCCGCAGCGCCATGAGCACCGTGCGCTTCAACGTCGCTCTCAGCATCGCCATCAAGCTCGTTTTCTTCGTGCTGGTGCTGCTGGGCGGCGGCAGCATGTGGCTGGCCGTGCTGGCCGACATGGGCACGTCGCTGCTGGTGACGGCCAACGGCATGCGCTTGTTGCGGTGGCCGCGTCCGGCAGTAGAATTGGGATGA
- a CDS encoding ABC transporter ATP-binding protein, giving the protein MGETTVHALRGVDLTIEEGTFQAIMGPSGSGKSTLLYLLGGLDRPTAGHIVVEDNALDQLDENALAAYRRRFVGFIFQSFNLIPSLSAWENVAFPMRFAGYSRRERQKRAFALLERVGLADRRQHKPTELSGGQQQRVAIARSLVNEPRLVLADEPTGNLDTASGQSIMDLLAELHRDGRTVLVVTHDPRMAAYATHQVLLLDGRIVSAEEYRAVAGVG; this is encoded by the coding sequence ATGGGCGAGACGACCGTCCACGCCCTGCGTGGCGTCGATCTGACCATCGAAGAGGGCACCTTCCAGGCCATCATGGGGCCGTCGGGTTCCGGCAAGAGTACGCTGCTCTACCTGCTGGGCGGGCTGGATCGGCCGACAGCCGGCCACATTGTCGTCGAGGACAACGCGCTCGATCAACTGGACGAGAACGCCCTGGCCGCCTACCGTCGCCGCTTCGTCGGCTTTATCTTCCAATCGTTCAACCTGATTCCCAGCCTCAGCGCCTGGGAAAACGTGGCTTTCCCGATGCGTTTCGCCGGCTATTCGCGCCGCGAGCGGCAGAAGCGAGCCTTCGCCCTGCTGGAGCGCGTCGGGCTGGCCGACCGGCGGCAGCACAAGCCGACCGAACTATCCGGCGGGCAGCAGCAGCGCGTCGCCATCGCCCGCTCTCTGGTCAATGAGCCGCGGCTGGTGCTGGCCGACGAGCCGACCGGCAATCTGGACACGGCCAGCGGCCAGAGCATCATGGATCTATTGGCCGAACTGCACCGCGACGGCCGCACCGTGCTTGTCGTCACCCACGACCCGCGCATGGCCGCCTATGCCACCCACCAGGTGCTGCTGCTCGACGGCCGCATCGTCAGCGCCGAAGAGTATCGGGCCGTGGCGGGCGTGGGATAG
- a CDS encoding COG1361 S-layer family protein — MKHRFNDYRRAVVYGLWPVLLVALLIALAPTTAAQGETPTPTASPTVTATATTDPNPPGPLAINAVQPGTLVNDIQVELIVTGSGFVDGSVVVLNNFGGLETFFVSRSVLRATVPPGLSPGRYSVRVVNPDGITAELADAVNVIFPAGPTATPEATGTAAPTPFVRPLLVVNSYGASAPRITPGSNLDFEMTIANAGDAVATNVVATFPGGDFVPRATGGVRALGSLGPGQTVRFWQPLFATDEISGKDTAVLQVVATYTDVNGQSYESTFQLSFPVVPSGGGGVAATATPTPTLTPTAGPRQRPQLLVTTNSTEPEQLQPGSRFALTLTVENQGEANARNVTLILGGGSGGSSTVDGTPEPGGLAGAGGTFTEFAPIGSSNVSTIGNLAVGDTRDVSQQLIVNTTTKPGAYPVKVSFVYTDDRGANYVDDQVITLLVFQTPQVEMGFYTEPPPLFAGQQGSLPLQLVNTGRTSVVFGNFTVTAENSELSNNAIFVGALESGGFFPLDALITPFEAGPLDLLLSVSYTDDFSRPAVLTQTLTIDVQEELPFEPVDPGAVPGEGIEGEVPVDGEGDSGGDESLLDRFLRFLRGLFGLGSDTPSDEQPVEEFVPEEEFVPVEP; from the coding sequence ATGAAGCATCGTTTCAATGATTACCGAAGAGCCGTTGTTTACGGGCTATGGCCCGTCTTGCTCGTGGCCCTGCTGATCGCCCTGGCCCCGACGACGGCGGCGCAGGGCGAAACGCCGACGCCCACCGCCTCGCCCACCGTGACCGCCACGGCCACCACCGACCCCAACCCGCCCGGGCCGCTGGCGATCAATGCTGTGCAGCCGGGCACGCTGGTCAATGACATCCAGGTCGAACTGATCGTCACCGGCAGCGGCTTTGTCGACGGCTCGGTCGTCGTGCTCAACAATTTCGGCGGGCTGGAGACGTTTTTCGTCAGCCGCAGCGTGTTGCGAGCCACGGTGCCGCCCGGCCTGTCGCCCGGCCGCTACAGCGTGCGCGTGGTCAACCCCGACGGGATCACGGCCGAGCTGGCCGACGCGGTCAACGTCATCTTCCCCGCCGGGCCGACCGCCACCCCCGAGGCGACGGGCACGGCCGCGCCCACGCCCTTCGTCCGGCCGCTGCTGGTGGTCAACTCCTATGGGGCCAGCGCGCCGCGCATCACCCCCGGCTCGAATCTCGATTTCGAGATGACCATCGCCAACGCCGGCGACGCCGTGGCGACCAACGTGGTGGCGACCTTCCCCGGTGGCGATTTTGTGCCCCGCGCCACCGGCGGCGTGCGCGCCCTGGGGTCGCTTGGCCCCGGCCAGACGGTGCGCTTCTGGCAGCCGCTCTTCGCCACCGACGAAATAAGCGGCAAGGACACGGCCGTGCTGCAAGTCGTCGCCACCTACACCGACGTCAACGGCCAGAGCTACGAATCGACGTTCCAACTGAGCTTCCCGGTCGTGCCCAGCGGCGGCGGCGGCGTGGCGGCCACGGCCACGCCCACCCCAACGCTGACGCCCACCGCCGGCCCGCGCCAACGGCCGCAACTACTGGTGACAACCAACTCCACCGAGCCGGAACAACTGCAACCGGGCAGCCGCTTCGCCCTGACGTTGACCGTGGAGAACCAGGGCGAGGCCAACGCCCGCAACGTCACCCTCATTCTCGGCGGCGGCAGCGGCGGCAGTTCCACCGTGGACGGCACGCCGGAGCCGGGCGGGCTGGCCGGCGCGGGCGGCACGTTTACCGAGTTCGCGCCCATTGGCTCGTCCAACGTCAGCACCATCGGCAATCTGGCCGTCGGCGACACGCGCGACGTGAGCCAGCAACTCATCGTCAACACCACCACCAAGCCCGGCGCCTATCCGGTGAAGGTGTCGTTCGTCTACACCGACGACCGGGGGGCCAACTACGTGGACGATCAGGTCATCACCCTGCTGGTCTTCCAGACGCCACAGGTGGAGATGGGCTTCTATACCGAGCCGCCGCCGCTCTTCGCCGGGCAACAGGGCAGCCTACCGCTACAACTGGTCAACACCGGGCGGACGTCGGTGGTCTTTGGCAATTTCACGGTGACGGCCGAAAACAGCGAACTGAGCAACAACGCCATTTTCGTCGGCGCGCTGGAGTCGGGCGGCTTCTTCCCGCTCGATGCGCTGATCACCCCCTTCGAGGCCGGGCCGCTCGACCTGCTGCTCAGCGTCAGCTATACCGATGACTTCAGCCGGCCGGCCGTGCTGACCCAGACGCTGACCATCGACGTGCAGGAGGAGTTACCATTTGAGCCGGTCGATCCCGGAGCCGTTCCCGGCGAGGGCATCGAGGGCGAAGTGCCCGTCGACGGCGAAGGCGATAGCGGCGGCGACGAATCGTTGCTCGACCGCTTCCTGCGTTTCCTGCGCGGCCTCTTCGGTCTGGGCAGCGACACGCCCAGCGACGAGCAGCCCGTTGAGGAGTTTGTTCCCGAAGAGGAGTTCGTCCCGGTCGAGCCGTAA
- a CDS encoding YIP1 family protein, whose product MTVEDELVLNRRDANRGWRFDLVLPVLIRPRAAMARIVESTRAIWRTPLFLLILAAVAQAVVAGSIKAAAAASGELALPPDFEFYAPEQQAQFMQAATATNNPTFNYVLPALGAALGVFVLWFVIGWLLHLVLTLLGGRGTSRAALNVAAWAALPALIRSLVQLVAMLATDQLIAAPGLAGFAPAGEGFANVLLSGMLSHVDIYLLWQIVLLFIGVRLSSQLPAAKCWLAILLTILITLAARALPAAILAQFGGLTVIQPFL is encoded by the coding sequence ATGACTGTAGAAGATGAACTCGTTCTGAACCGGCGCGATGCCAACCGCGGCTGGCGCTTCGATCTGGTGCTGCCCGTGCTCATCCGACCGCGGGCGGCCATGGCCCGCATCGTCGAGAGCACCCGGGCCATCTGGCGCACGCCGCTGTTTCTGCTCATCCTGGCCGCCGTGGCCCAGGCGGTCGTGGCCGGGTCGATCAAGGCTGCCGCGGCCGCTTCCGGCGAATTGGCCTTGCCGCCCGACTTTGAATTCTACGCCCCCGAACAGCAGGCCCAGTTCATGCAGGCGGCCACGGCCACCAATAACCCCACGTTCAACTACGTCCTGCCCGCCTTGGGCGCGGCGTTGGGCGTCTTCGTGCTGTGGTTTGTCATCGGCTGGCTGTTGCATCTGGTGCTGACCCTGCTCGGCGGCCGGGGAACCAGCCGGGCCGCGCTCAACGTGGCCGCCTGGGCCGCGTTGCCGGCGCTCATTCGCTCGCTGGTGCAGCTCGTCGCCATGCTGGCGACCGACCAACTGATCGCCGCGCCGGGGCTGGCCGGCTTCGCGCCCGCCGGCGAGGGCTTCGCCAATGTCCTGCTCAGCGGTATGCTGTCCCACGTGGACATCTACCTGCTGTGGCAGATCGTCCTGCTGTTCATCGGCGTCCGCCTCAGCAGCCAGTTGCCGGCGGCCAAATGCTGGCTGGCGATCCTGTTGACCATCCTCATCACCCTCGCCGCGCGGGCCTTGCCGGCGGCCATCCTGGCCCAGTTCGGCGGCCTGACCGTCATCCAGCCTTTCCTGTAA